Genomic segment of Pseudomonas sp. DY-1:
CCACCTCGCCATCGACGGTGACCCAGCCACCCTCGATATAAAGTTCGGCCTCCCGGCGGGAGCAGCCGGTGAGTTCGACGATGCATTTGGACAGGCGGATGGGGTCGGTCATGGGAACTGCCAGTGGAGGGGAAAGGGCGCAATGGTAAACCCTTTGGCGGCTTTCCTGTGGGCTTCCTGCCTGTAGGGGCGATTTCAATCGCCAAGGGCTGCGTAGCAGCCCATTCCCGGTCGGTGGGGCAGGTCTGCGGCCTGCTTGGCGAATGAATTCGCCCCCACCGAAGGAGCGCTCAGCTCCACCACCCGGCCAACGCCTTGCGATGTTCCTGATGGGCGGCTTCCTGCACCGTAGGCACGAAGTGCAGTGCGGCACCGGGCAGGCATTGCGCCAGGCGTGACACGGCCAGCGGAGTGAGGGCGCCGAGACGGGGGTAGCCGCCGATAGTCTGGCGGTCGTTGAGCAGGGCGATGGGCTGGCCGTCCGGTGGAACCTGCACGGCGCCCAGGGCGATGCCTTCGGAAATCATCGACTGGGTCCTGCATTCCAGTTTCGGCCCGAGCAGGCGCACGCCCATGCGGTCGGCGCGGGTGTCCACTGTCCACTGGCTGTTGAAGGCGTCGAACAGGCTCTGCCCGGAAAAGTCGCCGATCTGCGCGCCCAGGATCAGCTCCAGGCGGGCTGCTGCGCTGAAGTCTGGTATCTGCGCGCGCGGCATGTTGCGCACTTGTGGAGTCTCGTCCTGCCAATGGAGTTGGTCACCCACGGCCAGGGCCTTGCCATTCGCGTTCAGGCCGCCCAGCTCTTCACGAGCCACCGTGGACAGGCTGCCCAGTTGCCGCTCGCCCTGGAAGCCGCCCGGTGCTGCAAGGTAGGCGCGAGCACCCTGGCGAGGATGGGCAAAAGCCAGGCGCTGGCCGCTGCGTACCTTGAAGGCGCCCCAGGCGGGCAGTGGCTGGCCGTCGAGCGCGGCGCCCAGGTCGGCACCGGCGATGGCCAGGTTGCCGTCCCGCTGGCAGGTGAGGCTGAAGGCGCCAAGGCCGACCTCCACAACTGCTGCATCCAGCTGATTGCTCAGCAGCCAGTTTGCCCAGCCCATGGATACCCAGTCCAGCGCGCCGCCCTGGGTAACGCCCAGGTGACGGCAGCCGAAACGGCCCCGGTCCTGGAGCAGGATGAAGGGCGTGCTGCGGTCGATCACGAGGCTCATGGCAGGGTCTCCAGCGGGGTGTCGTCGCCGCCCAGGCGGATGAATTCGGCACGGTCGACGGGCTCGAAGCGCACTCGGTCGCCAGCCTGCAGCAGGCTGTAGCCGGGAAGCTCCAGGTCGAACAGGCGCACCGGCGTGCGTCCCAGCAGGTTCCAGCCGCCGGGGCTTTCCACCGGGTAGACCGCAGTCTGCCGTTCGGCGATGCCGACGCTGCCGGGGGCGATGCGCTTGCGTGGCGTGGTCAGTCGTGGCGCGGCGAGCGCTTCCTCCACCAGACCCATGAAGGCGAAACCGGGGGTGAAGCCGAGGGCGAATACCTGGTACTCGCGCTGGCTGTGCCGCTGCACCAACTCAGCCACGCTCAGGTGCTTGCGCTGGGCCAGCGGCTCAAGGTCCGGGCCCACGCTCGGGTCATACCACGTGGGGATGACATGGCTGCGGCCGCTGGCACGGGTTTCCGGGCAGAGGTCGGCGAGGGCACCGGCAATCAGTTCACGGGCCTGGCGCGGGTCCAGTTGCTGGAGGTCGTAGTGCAGCAGCAGGGTGGTGTAGGAGGGCACCAGATCTACCAGCGCGGCGCCGAAGGTTTCACGCAGGCGAATGCCGGCTGCCAGCATCCACGGCATGTTGGCTTCGTCGATGCGGTCGAACAGGCGCAGGATGAAGGCGTCGATCGAGGCGACTTCGATGCGCAGGAGCGGCGTGGTCATTGGGCCTCCAGTGCTTCACGTATGCGTTTGACCGCGGCGATCGAGCCGGGGTTGTCGCCGTGAACGCAGAGGGTGTGGGCCTTCAGCGGCAGGTCGCTGCCATCGCTGGCGCGCAGGGAGTCGCCACGGGCGAGGGTGATGGCCTGGGCCACCACCTGCTCCGGGTCG
This window contains:
- a CDS encoding biotin-dependent carboxyltransferase family protein, whose protein sequence is MSLVIDRSTPFILLQDRGRFGCRHLGVTQGGALDWVSMGWANWLLSNQLDAAVVEVGLGAFSLTCQRDGNLAIAGADLGAALDGQPLPAWGAFKVRSGQRLAFAHPRQGARAYLAAPGGFQGERQLGSLSTVAREELGGLNANGKALAVGDQLHWQDETPQVRNMPRAQIPDFSAAARLELILGAQIGDFSGQSLFDAFNSQWTVDTRADRMGVRLLGPKLECRTQSMISEGIALGAVQVPPDGQPIALLNDRQTIGGYPRLGALTPLAVSRLAQCLPGAALHFVPTVQEAAHQEHRKALAGWWS
- a CDS encoding allophanate hydrolase subunit 1 codes for the protein MTTPLLRIEVASIDAFILRLFDRIDEANMPWMLAAGIRLRETFGAALVDLVPSYTTLLLHYDLQQLDPRQARELIAGALADLCPETRASGRSHVIPTWYDPSVGPDLEPLAQRKHLSVAELVQRHSQREYQVFALGFTPGFAFMGLVEEALAAPRLTTPRKRIAPGSVGIAERQTAVYPVESPGGWNLLGRTPVRLFDLELPGYSLLQAGDRVRFEPVDRAEFIRLGGDDTPLETLP